The following DNA comes from Vespa crabro chromosome 25, iyVesCrab1.2, whole genome shotgun sequence.
TCAAATCTTAATAATTCGTTGTAATCGTAGAAACGTATTCGAACAAAACTTCATTCGATATTAAATCTAAAATAATCTGACTAAAAAGTGACTTTAACGAATTAAAACGACCgtcttgaattttatttttcgtgataaaaaactaaattgatataaaaaaaaaaaagatatatttttatacacacaatgaaattatattaaatttatattaattaagacgtaaaatatatttgtttcattttgaATGTTAGAACAAATGTGACGTCGATGAAAGAGTTTTTGGACTTTTAACTTTCGCATAAGTATACGACAAAAACCatgatcattgaaatttttcttgcaATTTAAACCGCTtacaatatcattaataaatacctatattattataaacaattccgctagagaaaaaaaactataaaattttgtcgtaacgtaatcgtaataaaattgtaaggaaaggaggaaaaatttttaaaaagttcaTATCTTAAATATACACCCAAAAAAAACCCACGACTACTAGCGAATCATAACGATCAACGTATttgaatcgattaaaaagaaaaaaaaaagaaagatttcatTCATTAGACGTTCCTTTAAGAATTagatgatttaattaaaaaagtgaCGTCACCTTATCAAACGATGATGTCGAagaattatcttatgaatTCCTTGCTGAGAAACATCGGTTTCCTTTAAAATTTCCTTCGCTCTACAGTTCAGTATGGCCAATTGACCGGTAAGATGAAAACCGGTAGAAGCCAATAAACAATCAGTACCACTATTAGCGGAAATGATCATTAATATACGTAAAAATTCATGTATGCAACCAAATGCATAAGTTTTTGCATCGTACGGCTTTAATAACGGCTTTATTTTATAAGGTAATTTATATTCCGACGTAGAATTTGTAATAACTGCATCGAAACAAAATACGTAATTTAATAAAGTCATTCgtcaatttttaaatgacatttttgaaaaaaaaaattgtttaaacgacaaatattaatcaaatatttcaataaatcacGAGATAACTAAGAAAATGTTTCAGACAAAAGTTAATTCTTTCATTACATAAATTACAGTgccgttagaaaaaaaatataagttcttaatagaaaaaagagaattgtacttgaaacaatttttgaagcttttcgttaaataaaatacaataaatacgataatatcgctctgtttctctctttgaaaGCAGATAACTCttgtcagaaaaaaaaatatatatatatatctattacaattttgtctattatttcgttaaaacgtaatattatcaatgtcttctataaatgaatataataaaaatgttaaaaatatttgtaataccATTAATTATACCCGGTATGACAGTTTTACAATAATACGAAAGAATTACGAAGGTTAACGATGGGAACGCAgtgatgataaatatataggcaaatttgttatatttcataaaaattaatctctcctctttagttttataattatcaacgttataatcattttccGTTTCTGTCAAAAATCTTGATAATGATCCATGCTTCAATCGGCATATCCCAAATTTCATCAGTGTCATTAAAATCATCAAATTCTCCATAATATTTGTCAATACGTAATGAAAATCATTGATGTAATCGATCAAATCGAGAACTcctaaaaaaatgtaaatacatcCGTAAAATAGTAATGGTAGGAACAAAGAGTCCCGAATTTCCAATGGCCAAACACCTGAAAAACCGAGCAAGCGTTTGCACAATGTTATCGCTTTCATGGTATTGGTGAAACCTGTAaccttgaaaaatataatgcaaAACAATAATGTTTCGATTAAATAGTATAGTACGAAATTGGATGATCGAAAATGTCCCTAGCTTGTAAAATAACGAGCCTAAAGTTTGTctcgaaagaatattattcgatTGGCCAATAGATTGTTACCCAATGTcacaatttttaatacaaatatggACCCAAAAATATCTCCATGATTtcgaaaatcaattattcctTTTCGAGATTTATCGAAGCTAATAGTTTTCTTTCGGACCGTCCAGAAATTCATAGGCTTTGTAGTTTTACattaagaaaggaagaattaaTCTAAAAAGTCTAATTAAAgtagatttattaattttcaaagtcAAGTAGAGATTTTTTTGCTCCACcctgtattaaatattacaatgttACTTATTGGCCAACTCAATAATTGTGATTTTTAAATCATCCAAGAACTTTTGATCCATCTATTGGCCATCAtgtataataaagaataattaaagataaatctATCACCGATGAATTTTCGTAAGTCgttatatcttattaattaaaaaacaaaaaagttaaaaagaaatatgtcatagaaatattaacgttaaaaaaattataaaattaaaatctaaaaatttaataaacataaacgatTAATAAGTTGCGAGTATagtatgattaattaaaaataaaaataagaagaaatgtaTAATCCATATAATCAATGTTATCGcttttaagaaattaaaaatattttttaaataatattatcgtaattaatacacaatggaaaaaaaagccTATACGaagtttaaattttttatggatttaaaattataagaaataaattatgagaatatatatatataaaattattaaatatcactgcatttcattgaattattgattaaattCTTTACGGGTTAAAATTTCACCCCTAATATC
Coding sequences within:
- the LOC124432473 gene encoding odorant receptor 13a-like; this translates as MNFWTVRKKTISFDKSRKGIIDFRNHGDIFGSIFVLKIVTLGFTNTMKAITLCKRLLGFSGVWPLEIRDSLFLPLLFYGFITNSTSEYKLPYKIKPLLKPYDAKTYAFGCIHEFLRILMIISANSGTDCLLASTGFHLTGQLAILNCRAKEILKETDVSQQGIHKIILRHHRLIRLADILEDSFSVVICQQLLGTTIQICISSYQILSSLAVLEGIGIIIFGLHIFVLLSTLFTYCYIGDCLIEESTNLCLALYHCDWYELSTIDMKSIYICMIRSRKPLQLTCAKFCVISLRTFTIVMKTSMAYLSVLRTFMETKL